A single region of the Syngnathus acus chromosome 6, fSynAcu1.2, whole genome shotgun sequence genome encodes:
- the nutf2 gene encoding nuclear transport factor 2, protein MQDPPLWEQIGTGFVRHYYQLFQSDRGKLADLYIAESLLTWEGEKICGKDAITKKLLNLGIKKIGHTITAHDHQPTTDSCVLSMVVGQLKADNDQIMGFHQIFLLKEINSAWVCTNEMFRLALHNFA, encoded by the exons ATGCAGGACCCGCCTTTGTGGGAGCAGATAGGCACTGGCTTTGTGCGACACTACTACCAGTTGTTTCAAAGTGACAGAGGAAAACTGGCTGATCTGTAT ATTGCAGAGTCGTTACTAACCtgggaaggggaaaaaatctGCGGCAAGGATGCAATTACCAAGAAACTCCTT AATCTGGGCATCAAAAAAATAGGGCATACTATTACAGCACATGACCACCAGCCAACTACAGACAGCTGCGTCCTGAGTATGGTTGTAGGACAGCTCAAA GCTGACAACGATCAAATCATGGGTTTTCATCAGATTTTCCTCTTGAAGGAAATCAATAGTGCTTGGGTGTGCACCAACGAGATGTTCCGGCTGGCTCTTCACAACTTTGCCTGA